The Streptomyces spororaveus genome includes a region encoding these proteins:
- a CDS encoding metallopeptidase family protein, protein MTDTPLPPCPAEPPAGSRTEPRPRRRDRHGRGMRGPLAPPQVPLAASRSELFGDLVRDSVERLERRWPQLAEVEFLIGDVPGPPGGPDGGWNDEAVPLGAVAESREGRPARIVVFRRPVEIRTKTRDEKAMLVHEIVVEQVAELLGLSPETVDPRYGEN, encoded by the coding sequence GTGACGGACACCCCTCTTCCTCCCTGCCCCGCCGAGCCCCCCGCAGGGTCCCGGACCGAGCCGCGCCCACGTCGGCGGGACCGGCACGGGCGCGGGATGCGCGGTCCGCTGGCACCCCCTCAGGTACCGCTGGCGGCCAGCCGGTCGGAGCTGTTCGGGGATCTCGTACGGGATTCCGTGGAGCGGCTGGAGCGGCGCTGGCCGCAGCTGGCCGAGGTCGAGTTCCTGATCGGTGACGTGCCGGGGCCGCCGGGCGGTCCGGACGGCGGCTGGAACGACGAGGCGGTGCCGCTGGGTGCGGTGGCCGAGTCGCGCGAGGGGCGGCCCGCCCGGATCGTGGTCTTCCGCCGACCGGTGGAGATCCGTACCAAGACGCGGGACGAGAAGGCGATGCTGGTCCACGAGATCGTCGTGGAGCAGGTGGCCGAGCTGCTGGGTCTCTCACCGGAGACGGTGGACCCCCGGTACGGCGAGAACTAG
- a CDS encoding DUF3499 domain-containing protein, with product MSLVRRCSRTACGRPAVATLTYVYADSTAVLGPLATYAEPHCYDLCAEHSERLTAPRGWDVVRLSDGSGPSRPSGDDLEALANAVREAARPPGRTAEAGRAGQGGPSTGETRRGHLRVLRSPDS from the coding sequence GTGAGCCTTGTACGTCGCTGTTCGCGCACTGCGTGCGGCCGCCCTGCCGTCGCGACACTGACGTACGTCTACGCCGATTCGACCGCAGTTCTCGGCCCGCTCGCCACCTACGCCGAACCCCACTGCTACGACCTGTGCGCCGAGCACTCGGAGCGCCTGACCGCCCCACGGGGCTGGGACGTCGTGCGCCTGTCCGACGGCTCCGGGCCGTCCCGCCCCAGCGGCGACGACCTCGAAGCCCTCGCCAACGCCGTCCGCGAAGCCGCCCGCCCGCCCGGGCGCACGGCCGAGGCCGGCCGGGCCGGCCAGGGCGGCCCGTCCACCGGCGAGACCCGTCGTGGACACCTGCGCGTCCTGAGATCGCCCGATTCCTGA
- a CDS encoding phosphomannomutase/phosphoglucomutase, whose translation MAADLSNIVKAYDVRGVVPDEWDESLAELFGAAFVEVVPAAAIVIGHDMRPSSPGLSAAFARGAAARGVDVTLIGLCSTDQLYYASGSLGLPGAMFTASHNPAQYNGIKLCRAGAAPVGQDTGLSQIRELVETWSDEGAPAVPAGTVAGSVTELDSLPGYAAHLKGLVDVASIRPLKVVVDAGNGMGGHTVPTVFEGLPLDVVPMYFELDGTFPNHEANPLDPKNVVDLQARVLAEGADLGIAFDGDADRCFIVDERGVGVSPSAITALVAARELGRHGGSGTVIHNLITSWSVPEVVRENGGTPVRTRVGHSFIKEEMAKTGAIFGGEHSAHYYFKDFWNADTGMLAALHVLAALGGQEGPLSALVASYDRYAGSGEINSTVADQAGRLAAVSETYGGAEGVTLDELDGLTVTAEDWWFNVRASNTEPLLRLNVEARDEATLAKVRDEVLALIRA comes from the coding sequence GTGGCCGCAGATCTTTCGAACATCGTCAAGGCGTACGACGTGCGTGGTGTCGTGCCGGACGAGTGGGACGAGTCCCTGGCCGAGCTGTTCGGTGCGGCGTTCGTGGAGGTCGTTCCCGCCGCGGCGATCGTGATCGGTCATGACATGCGGCCTTCGTCGCCGGGTCTGTCGGCTGCGTTCGCGCGGGGTGCGGCGGCGCGTGGTGTGGACGTGACGCTGATCGGGCTGTGCTCGACGGATCAGCTGTACTACGCGTCGGGTTCGCTGGGTCTGCCGGGTGCGATGTTCACGGCGTCGCACAATCCGGCGCAGTACAACGGCATCAAGCTGTGTCGTGCGGGTGCTGCTCCGGTGGGTCAGGACACGGGTCTGTCGCAGATCCGTGAGCTGGTCGAGACGTGGTCGGACGAGGGTGCTCCGGCCGTTCCGGCGGGCACGGTGGCGGGTTCGGTCACGGAGCTGGACTCCCTGCCCGGCTATGCCGCGCACCTGAAGGGTCTGGTGGACGTGGCGTCGATCCGTCCGCTGAAGGTGGTGGTGGACGCGGGCAACGGCATGGGCGGTCACACGGTCCCGACGGTGTTCGAGGGTCTGCCGCTGGACGTGGTTCCGATGTATTTCGAGCTGGACGGGACGTTCCCGAACCACGAGGCGAATCCGCTGGATCCGAAGAACGTGGTGGATCTGCAGGCGCGGGTGCTGGCGGAGGGTGCGGATCTGGGTATCGCGTTCGACGGTGACGCGGACCGCTGCTTCATCGTGGACGAGCGGGGTGTGGGTGTTTCGCCGTCGGCGATCACGGCGTTGGTCGCGGCGCGTGAGCTGGGCCGTCATGGCGGGTCGGGCACGGTGATCCACAATCTGATCACGTCGTGGTCGGTGCCGGAGGTCGTGCGTGAGAACGGCGGGACGCCGGTGCGTACCCGGGTGGGTCATTCCTTCATCAAGGAGGAGATGGCGAAGACGGGTGCGATCTTCGGTGGTGAGCACTCGGCGCACTATTACTTCAAGGATTTCTGGAACGCGGACACGGGCATGCTGGCGGCGCTGCACGTGCTGGCGGCGCTGGGTGGTCAGGAGGGTCCGTTGTCGGCGCTGGTGGCCTCCTATGACCGGTATGCGGGTTCGGGGGAGATCAACTCGACGGTCGCGGACCAGGCCGGGCGTCTGGCGGCGGTGAGCGAGACCTACGGCGGCGCGGAGGGTGTCACGCTGGACGAGCTCGACGGCCTGACCGTGACCGCTGAGGACTGGTGGTTCAACGTCCGTGCCTCGAACACCGAGCCGTTGCTGCGTTTGAACGTGGAGGCTCGTGACGAGGCCACCCTGGCCAAGGTCCGCGACGAGGTCCTGGCCCTCATCCGCGCCTGA
- a CDS encoding Trm112 family protein — MPLEAGLLQILACPACHSPLEDKSADETAPELICTGQDCGLAYPVRDGIPVLLVDEARRPA; from the coding sequence ATGCCGCTCGAAGCCGGCCTCCTGCAGATCCTCGCCTGCCCCGCCTGCCACTCGCCCCTTGAGGACAAGTCGGCCGACGAGACGGCGCCCGAGCTGATCTGCACCGGTCAGGACTGCGGCCTCGCGTACCCGGTCCGGGACGGGATCCCCGTGCTCCTCGTGGACGAGGCCCGCCGCCCCGCCTGA
- a CDS encoding SIS domain-containing protein: MLDESLLDAPDDLARVDRRGLLRGAAEAGARVRTAARHATEAGLAELRPDGRPRSVLIAGPGTAATGVADLLGALAGASAPVIRLEPTGVAHAAGALRWALPGWAGPVDLLLLTTTDGTEPGLAVLAEQAYRRGCTVVAVAPERSPLSEAVDGAHGLLVPMAKAPYQEYDESAAAGPGALWALLTPLLLLLDKVGLITAAPDTLQLVADRLDRTAERCGPAIATYSNPAKTLAAELADTLPLIWSEGTGAAPAGRRFAATLAELAGRPALAAVLPEALPAHGVLLAGSFAAGADPDDFFRDRVEEPQALRARIVLLRDRPAGGLTAAPAARELAHSHDTAISELEPEEGVELEQLAELLAVTDFATAYLALASGGHS; the protein is encoded by the coding sequence ATGCTCGACGAGTCGCTCCTCGACGCACCGGACGATCTCGCCCGCGTCGACCGCAGGGGCCTGCTCCGCGGTGCGGCCGAGGCGGGCGCCAGAGTCCGTACCGCCGCCCGGCACGCGACCGAGGCCGGCCTCGCCGAGCTGCGCCCCGACGGCCGCCCGCGCTCCGTCCTGATCGCCGGGCCCGGCACGGCCGCCACCGGCGTGGCCGACCTGCTCGGCGCCCTCGCCGGGGCCTCCGCGCCCGTCATCCGGCTGGAGCCCACCGGCGTCGCCCACGCCGCCGGCGCACTGCGCTGGGCCCTGCCCGGCTGGGCCGGACCCGTCGACCTGCTGCTCCTCACCACCACCGACGGCACCGAGCCCGGGCTCGCGGTCCTCGCCGAGCAGGCGTACCGGCGCGGCTGCACCGTCGTCGCCGTCGCCCCCGAGCGCTCACCGCTGAGCGAGGCGGTGGACGGCGCGCACGGGCTCCTCGTACCGATGGCCAAGGCCCCGTACCAGGAGTACGACGAGTCCGCCGCGGCCGGACCCGGCGCCCTCTGGGCCCTGCTGACGCCGCTGCTGCTGCTCCTCGACAAGGTCGGCCTGATCACCGCCGCCCCGGACACCCTGCAACTCGTCGCCGACCGGCTCGACCGGACGGCCGAACGCTGCGGGCCCGCCATCGCCACCTACTCCAACCCGGCCAAGACCCTCGCCGCCGAGCTGGCCGACACGCTCCCCCTGATCTGGAGCGAGGGCACCGGCGCCGCCCCCGCGGGCCGCCGCTTCGCCGCGACCCTCGCCGAGCTCGCCGGCCGCCCCGCCCTGGCCGCCGTGCTTCCCGAGGCGCTGCCCGCCCACGGCGTCCTGCTCGCGGGATCCTTCGCCGCGGGTGCCGACCCCGACGACTTCTTCCGTGACCGGGTCGAAGAGCCCCAGGCCCTTCGCGCCCGCATCGTCCTGCTGCGTGACCGGCCGGCCGGTGGCCTCACCGCCGCCCCCGCCGCACGCGAGCTCGCGCACAGCCACGACACGGCGATCAGCGAGCTCGAACCGGAGGAGGGCGTCGAACTGGAGCAGCTCGCCGAACTCCTCGCCGTCACGGATTTCGCCACCGCCTACCTGGCGTTGGCTTCCGGGGGACACAGCTGA
- the manA gene encoding mannose-6-phosphate isomerase, class I yields the protein MDRLTNTIRPYAWGSTTALPTLLGVEPTGEPQAEMWMGAHPAAPSRIDRGAGERALSDVIAADPEGELGAATVAKFGPRLPFLFKILAAGAPLSLQVHPDLDQARAGFADEERRGVPIDADHRNYKDPNHKPEMICALTAFDGLCGFRPPLEAADLLAGLDVDSLKPYVDLLRAHPEEAALREMLTAVLTADRAEMAHTVHDVATAVTRLGGRYAPYATLVHHFPGDPGVIAAMLLNHVRLQPGEAMFLGAGVPHAYIDGLGVELLANSDNVLRAGLTPKHVDVPELLKVAKFEPGDPSLLRPEGDGEEVYETPIDEFRLSRFLLAPGGASRLLPHDTPQILLCTAGSPQAGELALNPGDSVFVPAGEKVELSGSGTVFRATVVV from the coding sequence ATGGACCGCCTGACGAACACGATCCGCCCCTACGCCTGGGGATCCACCACGGCCCTCCCCACGCTCCTCGGTGTCGAACCCACCGGTGAGCCCCAGGCCGAGATGTGGATGGGAGCCCACCCGGCCGCCCCCTCCCGCATCGACCGGGGAGCGGGCGAGCGGGCGCTCTCGGACGTCATCGCCGCCGATCCCGAAGGCGAGCTGGGCGCTGCCACCGTCGCCAAGTTCGGCCCCCGGCTGCCCTTCCTGTTCAAGATCCTCGCCGCCGGCGCCCCGCTCTCCCTCCAGGTCCACCCCGACCTGGACCAGGCCCGGGCGGGTTTCGCGGACGAGGAGCGCCGTGGGGTCCCGATCGACGCGGACCACCGCAACTACAAGGACCCCAACCACAAGCCCGAAATGATCTGCGCGCTCACCGCGTTCGACGGGCTGTGCGGCTTCCGGCCGCCGCTGGAGGCCGCCGACCTCCTCGCGGGCCTGGACGTGGACAGCCTCAAGCCGTACGTCGACCTGCTGCGCGCGCACCCCGAAGAGGCCGCCCTGCGCGAGATGCTGACGGCCGTACTGACCGCGGACCGCGCCGAGATGGCCCACACCGTGCACGACGTCGCCACCGCCGTCACGCGCCTCGGCGGCCGGTACGCCCCGTACGCCACGCTGGTCCACCACTTCCCGGGCGACCCGGGCGTCATCGCCGCGATGCTGCTGAACCACGTACGACTCCAGCCCGGCGAGGCGATGTTCCTCGGCGCCGGCGTCCCGCACGCCTACATCGACGGCCTCGGCGTCGAGTTGCTGGCCAACTCGGACAACGTGCTGCGCGCCGGGCTCACCCCCAAGCACGTGGACGTGCCCGAGCTGCTGAAGGTCGCGAAGTTCGAGCCGGGCGACCCCAGCCTGCTGCGGCCCGAGGGCGACGGCGAGGAGGTCTACGAGACCCCCATCGACGAGTTCCGGCTCTCCCGCTTCCTCCTCGCGCCCGGCGGCGCCTCCCGCCTGCTCCCGCACGACACCCCGCAGATCCTGCTCTGCACGGCGGGCTCTCCGCAGGCCGGCGAACTGGCCCTGAACCCGGGGGATTCGGTCTTCGTACCGGCGGGCGAAAAGGTCGAACTGTCCGGAAGCGGTACGGTCTTCCGCGCCACCGTGGTGGTCTGA
- a CDS encoding cation diffusion facilitator family transporter: MSASGGTKAIVAALAANLAIAVAKFVAYLFSGSSSMLAESVHSLADSGNQGLLLLGGKKAQREATPQHPFGYGRERYIYAFLVSIVLFTVGGMFAIYEGYEKIHEPHPIEAWYWPVGVLVFAIVAESFSFRTAIKESNEIRGKLTWTQFIRRAKAPELPVVLLEDFGALVGLVLALGGVGLALLTGDGIWDGIGTLCIGVLLILIAIVLAAETKSLLLGEAAGVEDVEKIKAAVVDGDVVTRVIHMRTLHLGPEELLVAAKIAVEGNDTATQVADAINAAEARIREAVPIARVIYLEPDIYRPEAAQ; this comes from the coding sequence ATGAGCGCGTCGGGCGGTACCAAGGCGATCGTGGCGGCACTCGCCGCCAACCTCGCCATCGCTGTAGCCAAATTCGTGGCATACCTCTTCAGCGGCTCCTCGTCGATGCTCGCGGAAAGCGTCCACTCGCTGGCCGACTCCGGGAACCAGGGGCTGCTGCTGCTCGGCGGCAAGAAGGCGCAGCGCGAGGCCACACCGCAACACCCCTTCGGGTACGGGCGCGAGCGCTACATCTACGCCTTCCTGGTCTCCATCGTGCTCTTCACCGTCGGTGGCATGTTCGCCATCTACGAGGGCTACGAGAAGATCCACGAGCCGCACCCCATCGAGGCCTGGTACTGGCCCGTGGGCGTCCTGGTCTTCGCGATCGTCGCCGAGAGCTTCTCCTTCCGGACCGCCATCAAGGAATCGAACGAGATCCGCGGCAAGCTCACGTGGACCCAGTTCATCCGGCGGGCCAAGGCCCCCGAGCTGCCCGTCGTCCTCCTGGAGGACTTCGGCGCCCTCGTCGGCCTGGTCCTGGCCCTCGGCGGTGTCGGCCTCGCCCTGCTGACGGGCGACGGGATCTGGGACGGCATCGGCACCCTGTGCATCGGTGTGCTGCTCATCCTCATCGCGATCGTCCTGGCCGCGGAGACCAAGTCGCTCCTGCTCGGTGAGGCCGCGGGCGTCGAGGACGTCGAGAAGATCAAGGCCGCGGTCGTCGACGGGGACGTCGTCACCCGCGTGATCCACATGCGCACCCTGCACCTGGGCCCGGAGGAGCTGCTGGTCGCCGCCAAGATCGCGGTCGAGGGCAACGACACCGCGACCCAGGTGGCCGACGCGATCAACGCCGCCGAAGCCCGCATCCGCGAGGCCGTCCCGATCGCCCGGGTCATCTACCTGGAGCCGGACATCTACCGCCCCGAAGCCGCCCAGTAG
- the lepB gene encoding signal peptidase I, whose protein sequence is MGKQDRVPGRRLGVASVAMLVLGALLGCVGGLGGYFFMPTKVIPSDHMRPTLTTGSSVVFNLLTVKVNRGDVVLFDASAWGEQHQSVERVVAVGGDHIAYTPGDRTLTLNGKPLDEPYVLNGDPVAGSPGPFSVTVPKGRLFVLGDNRGNSADSRFRFQDSESGTVPLSDVNGALVDQGDPLLVGLRSAALAGLAVLCAGALFGAVALRLRRRAAAAAVHPAYAGLVPPPGG, encoded by the coding sequence ATGGGAAAGCAGGACCGGGTACCGGGACGGCGACTCGGGGTGGCGTCGGTGGCGATGCTGGTGCTGGGGGCGCTTCTGGGCTGCGTCGGGGGTCTGGGCGGGTACTTCTTCATGCCGACGAAGGTCATACCGTCGGACCACATGAGGCCGACCCTCACCACGGGCTCGTCGGTGGTCTTCAACCTGCTGACCGTCAAGGTGAACCGCGGCGACGTGGTGCTCTTCGACGCCTCGGCCTGGGGTGAGCAGCACCAGTCCGTGGAACGGGTGGTCGCGGTGGGCGGCGACCACATCGCCTACACCCCCGGGGACCGGACGCTGACCTTGAACGGGAAGCCGCTGGACGAGCCGTACGTACTGAACGGCGATCCGGTGGCGGGGTCGCCCGGCCCGTTCAGTGTGACGGTGCCCAAGGGCCGGCTGTTCGTGCTGGGCGACAACCGCGGCAACTCCGCCGACTCCCGCTTCCGGTTCCAGGATTCGGAGAGCGGAACCGTGCCCCTGTCGGACGTGAACGGCGCGCTGGTCGACCAGGGCGATCCGCTGCTCGTCGGCCTGCGGTCCGCGGCACTCGCCGGCCTCGCGGTGCTGTGCGCCGGTGCGCTGTTCGGCGCCGTCGCGCTGCGGCTGCGCCGCCGGGCGGCGGCGGCCGCGGTGCACCCGGCGTACGCGGGGCTGGTGCCGCCGCCGGGGGGCTGA
- the ahcY gene encoding adenosylhomocysteinase — protein sequence MDFKVADLSLAAFGRKEITLAEHEMPGLMSIRAEYAEAQPLAGARITGSLHMTVQTAVLIETLVALGADVRWASCNIFSTQDHAAAAIAVGPNGTPENPQGVPVFAWKGETLEEYWWCTEQALTWPNTPTGGPNMILDDGGDATLLVHKGVEFEKAGSAPDPSTADSEEYAHILTLLNRTLGESPQKWTQLASEIRGVTEETTTGVHRLYEMMSEGTLLFPAINVNDAVTKSKFDNKYGCRHSLIDGINRATDVLIGGKVAVVFGYGDVGKGCAESLRGQGARVIVTEIDPICALQAAMDGYQVATLDDVVETADIFITTTGNKDIIMAADMAKMKHQAIVGNIGHFDNEIDMAGLAKVEGIVKDEVKPQVHTWKFPDGKVLIVLSEGRLLNLGNATGHPSFVMSNSFADQTLAQIELFTKPQEYPTEVYVLPKHLDEKVARLHLDALGVKLTTLRPEQAAYIGVQVEGPYKPDHYRY from the coding sequence ATGGACTTCAAGGTCGCAGACCTCTCCCTTGCCGCGTTCGGCCGCAAGGAGATCACCCTGGCCGAGCACGAGATGCCGGGTCTGATGTCGATCCGCGCCGAGTACGCGGAGGCGCAGCCCCTCGCCGGCGCCCGCATCACCGGTTCGCTGCACATGACCGTGCAGACCGCCGTACTCATCGAGACCCTCGTCGCCCTCGGCGCCGACGTCCGCTGGGCCTCCTGCAACATCTTCTCCACCCAGGACCACGCGGCCGCCGCCATCGCGGTGGGCCCGAACGGCACCCCGGAGAACCCGCAGGGCGTTCCCGTCTTCGCCTGGAAGGGCGAGACGCTGGAGGAGTACTGGTGGTGCACGGAGCAGGCGCTGACCTGGCCGAACACCCCCACCGGCGGCCCGAACATGATCCTCGACGACGGCGGTGACGCCACCCTCCTCGTCCACAAGGGCGTCGAGTTCGAGAAGGCCGGCTCGGCCCCGGACCCGTCGACGGCCGACTCCGAGGAGTACGCCCACATCCTCACCCTGCTCAACCGCACCCTCGGCGAGTCCCCCCAGAAGTGGACCCAGCTCGCCTCCGAGATCCGCGGCGTGACGGAGGAGACCACCACCGGTGTCCACCGCCTCTACGAGATGATGTCCGAGGGCACCCTGCTGTTCCCGGCGATCAACGTGAACGACGCCGTCACCAAGTCGAAGTTCGACAACAAGTACGGCTGCCGCCACTCCCTGATCGACGGCATCAACCGCGCCACCGACGTCCTCATCGGCGGCAAGGTCGCGGTCGTCTTCGGCTACGGCGACGTCGGCAAGGGCTGCGCCGAGTCGCTGCGCGGCCAGGGCGCCCGCGTCATCGTCACCGAGATCGACCCGATCTGCGCCCTGCAGGCGGCGATGGACGGATACCAGGTCGCCACCCTCGACGACGTCGTCGAGACGGCCGACATCTTCATCACGACCACGGGCAACAAGGACATCATCATGGCCGCCGACATGGCCAAGATGAAGCACCAGGCCATCGTGGGCAACATCGGCCACTTCGACAACGAGATCGACATGGCCGGCCTGGCCAAGGTCGAGGGCATCGTCAAGGACGAGGTCAAGCCCCAGGTCCACACCTGGAAGTTCCCCGACGGCAAGGTCCTGATCGTCCTCTCCGAGGGCCGCCTGCTGAACCTCGGCAACGCGACGGGCCACCCCTCCTTCGTGATGTCGAACTCGTTCGCGGACCAGACCCTGGCCCAGATCGAGCTCTTCACCAAGCCGCAGGAGTACCCGACCGAGGTCTACGTGCTCCCGAAGCACCTCGACGAGAAGGTCGCCCGCCTCCACCTCGACGCCCTCGGCGTCAAGCTCACCACGCTCCGCCCGGAGCAGGCCGCCTACATCGGCGTCCAGGTGGAAGGCCCGTACAAGCCGGACCACTACCGCTACTGA